A region from the Sphingomonas flavescens genome encodes:
- a CDS encoding L-threonylcarbamoyladenylate synthase, with product MQTHVLKFDDATIAEAAGLILAGQCVAVPTETVYGLAADATNGEAVARIYEAKGRPSFNPLIVHVPDLAAAREIGEFGEEAEALATRYWPGPLTLVVPLREAAQIASIATAGLPTIGLRVPAHPAMQALLRAAGRPLAAPSANASGAISPTRAKHVLKSLGGRVPLIIDGGPTERGIESTIVAATGGPLRLLRAGPIQVDALASEGGKIEAPGQLASHYAPSKPLRLNASSAEPDEFWIGFGDLAGDATLSADGDLTEAAARLFDVLHQADDAAQSRIAVAPVPETGLGAAINDRLRRAAAPRS from the coding sequence GTGCAGACCCACGTTCTGAAATTCGACGATGCCACGATAGCGGAAGCTGCTGGCTTGATCCTCGCCGGGCAGTGCGTCGCCGTGCCGACGGAGACCGTCTATGGCTTGGCGGCCGATGCGACCAATGGCGAAGCCGTCGCGCGCATCTACGAAGCCAAGGGTCGACCGTCGTTCAATCCGCTCATCGTGCACGTCCCCGACCTCGCCGCCGCGCGTGAGATCGGCGAGTTCGGAGAAGAAGCGGAAGCGCTGGCGACACGGTACTGGCCAGGCCCGCTGACGCTCGTCGTCCCACTTCGCGAAGCAGCGCAGATCGCCTCGATCGCCACCGCCGGCTTGCCGACCATCGGGCTTCGCGTGCCGGCGCATCCAGCGATGCAGGCGCTACTGCGCGCGGCGGGGCGGCCGCTGGCCGCGCCCTCCGCCAACGCAAGCGGCGCAATCAGCCCCACCCGCGCCAAACATGTATTGAAAAGTTTGGGGGGACGCGTACCGCTAATCATAGACGGTGGACCGACGGAACGCGGCATCGAGTCCACGATCGTCGCGGCGACGGGAGGACCGTTGCGGCTATTGCGCGCGGGTCCGATCCAGGTCGACGCGCTCGCCAGCGAAGGTGGGAAGATCGAGGCGCCCGGGCAATTGGCGAGCCATTATGCACCATCGAAGCCCTTGCGTCTCAACGCGTCCAGTGCGGAGCCAGACGAGTTCTGGATCGGCTTCGGAGATCTTGCCGGCGACGCGACACTCAGCGCCGACGGTGATCTAACGGAAGCCGCGGCACGGCTATTCGACGTGCTGCACCAAGCAGATGACGCTGCCCAATCAAGAATCGCCGTGGCGCCGGTCCCTGAAACAGGTCTCGGCGCCGCGATCAACGACCGGCTCAGGCGGGCTGCGGCCCCGCGCTCTTGA
- a CDS encoding GntR family transcriptional regulator has product MTLRTQHEKPVYVRLRETIADAIMAGKYADGDPLPSVRALAAEQQANPLTVAKAYQGFQDEGLVVVKRGVGMFVAEGARARLSDSERNRFLKEEWPEIRARMRRLGIDAEDLLERERA; this is encoded by the coding sequence ATGACGCTACGCACTCAGCACGAAAAGCCCGTTTACGTCCGCCTTCGCGAGACCATCGCCGACGCGATCATGGCGGGCAAATATGCTGATGGCGACCCGCTTCCGTCCGTCCGCGCACTGGCCGCCGAACAGCAGGCCAATCCGCTTACCGTCGCCAAGGCTTATCAGGGTTTCCAGGACGAAGGCCTAGTGGTCGTGAAGCGCGGCGTCGGCATGTTCGTCGCCGAGGGTGCGCGGGCACGGCTGAGCGATTCCGAACGCAACCGCTTCCTCAAGGAAGAATGGCCCGAGATTCGCGCGCGCATGCGGCGGCTTGGCATCGACGCCGAAGACCTGCTGGAGCGCGAACGCGCCTGA
- a CDS encoding nitroreductase: MLNDTSSILSLLQTRRSGKPRELVGPGPSPTELEQMLTIAARTPDHGNLEPWRFVIVGDDQRDAFEAVLQRALREEEPDAPAAKVEKEHAFSHYQGALVILISAPVQGHKVPVWEQELSCGSAAMNLLLAAHAFGYVPGWVTGWRTYSDVVRNAFCKADEQIAGFIFIGHESRELEDRPRPALDEVVSVWQPPQ, translated from the coding sequence ATGCTGAACGACACATCTTCCATCCTGTCGCTGCTGCAAACGCGGCGATCGGGAAAGCCGCGCGAACTGGTCGGGCCTGGCCCATCCCCGACCGAGCTCGAGCAGATGCTGACCATAGCTGCGCGCACGCCCGACCATGGCAATCTGGAGCCTTGGCGGTTCGTCATCGTTGGCGACGATCAGCGCGACGCGTTCGAAGCCGTTCTTCAGCGGGCGCTGCGCGAGGAGGAACCCGACGCCCCCGCGGCAAAGGTCGAGAAGGAGCACGCGTTTTCCCATTACCAGGGCGCATTGGTCATTCTGATCTCGGCCCCCGTTCAGGGCCACAAGGTGCCTGTGTGGGAACAGGAACTGTCGTGCGGGTCGGCAGCGATGAACCTGCTGCTGGCAGCCCACGCCTTTGGTTACGTGCCTGGTTGGGTCACGGGTTGGCGGACGTATTCCGACGTCGTGCGCAACGCCTTCTGCAAGGCGGATGAGCAGATTGCAGGGTTCATCTTCATCGGTCACGAGAGCCGCGAACTCGAAGACCGGCCGCGCCCGGCGCTAGATGAGGTCGTCAGCGTTTGGCAGCCGCCGCAGTAA
- a CDS encoding peptide MFS transporter, which translates to MVDTPGVEEPFSPASGKTNPADKGTWFGHPRQLARLFTTEMWERFGYYGMRALLTLYLTKHFLFSDQQATGLYGGYTALVYLTPLIGGLLADQFLGSKRAVKFGALVMAIGYFTLAFGGSPAKPYAMIDGQRYEVVVDNFVDRPTSSPNEARFVVDNGKKLQIRGNEDSSVSLLDNGTEVKRVAKGGFEAGADRNSLTVMIMLIALSLISVGNGFFKPNISTIVGTLYDQGDKRRDAGFTIFYMGINLGSVLGQFFCPILADTLGWWAGLSLAGVGMLISYGLMQFDGGRLTGYGDRPDGAPNKDVMIYIGALIAVPVLVFLFFNLMNSPPPAEGSGFVGYLLSLSLMGKLLFGTFIIAVPAILAWSYAKGTRTEAQMMTAAMVLIVFNVFFWTLFEQAGSSLTLFADRNTNRDFLGLFTMSAPQTQQFNPFFIVVFAPIMSIVWTTLAKRGLEPSIPVKFAIALAGVGAGFLFLVWGSTFASAGNNWQVGLWWLAGLYLFHSLAELCISPVGLSMITKLSIARVVGLMMGVWFLSISVAQYFAGIVAQFSSVDTVGGQVTNLKVSLDTYMHTFTTIAWIAIGAGVALFLLSWPLKKWMHGVN; encoded by the coding sequence ATGGTCGATACACCAGGCGTCGAAGAACCGTTTTCGCCTGCTTCGGGCAAGACCAATCCAGCGGACAAGGGCACTTGGTTTGGCCATCCGCGGCAGCTGGCACGGTTGTTCACCACCGAAATGTGGGAACGCTTCGGCTATTACGGCATGCGGGCGTTGCTGACGCTCTATCTGACCAAGCACTTCCTCTTTTCCGACCAGCAGGCGACTGGCCTCTACGGCGGCTACACCGCGCTGGTTTACCTGACCCCGCTGATCGGCGGCCTTCTGGCCGACCAATTCCTCGGCTCCAAGCGCGCGGTGAAGTTCGGCGCGCTGGTCATGGCCATCGGCTATTTCACGCTCGCCTTCGGCGGTTCGCCGGCCAAACCCTATGCAATGATCGACGGGCAACGTTACGAGGTCGTCGTCGACAATTTCGTGGACCGTCCGACCAGCAGTCCGAACGAGGCGCGCTTCGTCGTCGACAACGGCAAGAAGCTGCAGATCCGCGGTAACGAGGACAGCTCGGTCTCGCTGCTCGACAACGGCACCGAAGTGAAACGCGTCGCCAAGGGCGGCTTCGAGGCGGGCGCGGACCGCAACTCGCTGACGGTGATGATCATGCTGATCGCGCTGTCGCTGATCTCGGTCGGCAACGGTTTCTTCAAGCCGAATATCTCGACCATCGTGGGTACGCTCTACGACCAAGGTGACAAGCGCCGCGATGCCGGTTTCACCATCTTCTACATGGGCATCAACCTCGGCTCGGTACTCGGCCAGTTCTTCTGTCCGATCCTGGCCGATACGCTCGGCTGGTGGGCGGGCCTAAGCCTTGCCGGTGTCGGCATGCTGATCAGCTATGGCCTGATGCAATTCGATGGCGGCCGTCTCACGGGATATGGCGACCGGCCGGACGGCGCGCCGAACAAGGATGTCATGATCTACATCGGCGCGCTGATCGCGGTGCCGGTGCTCGTGTTCCTGTTCTTCAACCTGATGAACTCGCCGCCGCCGGCGGAAGGGTCGGGCTTCGTCGGCTACCTGTTGTCGCTCTCGCTGATGGGCAAGCTGCTGTTCGGCACGTTCATCATCGCCGTTCCCGCTATCCTCGCATGGTCCTATGCCAAGGGCACGCGGACCGAGGCACAGATGATGACCGCGGCGATGGTCCTGATCGTCTTCAACGTCTTCTTCTGGACCTTGTTCGAGCAGGCGGGATCGTCGCTGACGCTCTTCGCGGACCGGAACACCAATCGCGACTTCCTCGGCCTGTTCACAATGTCGGCGCCGCAGACGCAGCAGTTCAACCCGTTCTTCATCGTCGTCTTCGCGCCGATCATGAGCATCGTCTGGACGACCCTCGCCAAACGGGGGCTAGAGCCGTCGATTCCCGTCAAGTTCGCAATTGCGCTCGCGGGCGTCGGTGCCGGCTTCCTTTTCCTGGTGTGGGGTTCGACCTTCGCTAGTGCGGGGAACAACTGGCAGGTCGGCTTGTGGTGGCTCGCGGGCCTTTACCTGTTCCACTCGCTTGCCGAGCTCTGCATCTCACCGGTCGGGCTCAGCATGATCACCAAGCTGTCCATTGCCCGCGTCGTCGGGCTGATGATGGGCGTCTGGTTCCTGTCGATCTCGGTTGCGCAATATTTCGCTGGGATCGTGGCCCAGTTCTCCAGCGTCGATACGGTTGGCGGACAGGTCACCAACCTGAAGGTCAGTCTGGACACCTACATGCACACGTTCACGACCATCGCATGGATCGCGATCGGCGCGGGTGTAGCGCTGTTCCTGCTGTCATGGCCGCTCAAGAAATGGATGCACGGAGTTAATTGA
- a CDS encoding amidohydrolase, translating into MHKGGALSLIALALSACAGMGGEAKGPPPIRINEDPYPSTYARYPGVPTVIRHATVFDGEGRQINDGEVGLVDGKIAWVAPSGGAESMNFQGPHVEIDGTGKFITPGVIDVHSHLGDYPSPGVEGNSDGNEATGPVRPEVWAEHSVWPQDPGFSRALINGGVTTLQILPGSANLFGGRSVVLKNVPARTVQGMKFPGAPYGLKMACGENPKRVYGSKGNMPGTRMGNIALSRQTWAKAQDYKRKWDKYEKDGGDMPERDLAMDTLKGVLDGKILVHNHCYRADEMANMIDMSKEFGYRISAFHHAVEAYKIADLLAANGICAAMWADWYGFKMEAYDAIKENIPFVHNAGACAIVHSDDPNGIQRLNQEASKALSDGIRAGIPGLNEAVAWTWLTRNPARALGILDKTGTLTPGKEADVVLWNGDPFSDYSRPERVWIDGALMYDANDPKRRPVSDFELGQPGQGDVK; encoded by the coding sequence ATGCACAAAGGGGGCGCGCTTTCGCTGATCGCTCTGGCGCTGTCGGCTTGCGCCGGCATGGGCGGCGAGGCGAAGGGGCCGCCCCCCATCCGCATCAATGAAGATCCCTATCCTTCGACCTACGCTCGCTATCCGGGCGTGCCGACGGTCATCCGTCACGCCACCGTTTTCGACGGCGAGGGGCGGCAAATCAACGACGGCGAAGTCGGTTTGGTGGACGGAAAGATTGCTTGGGTCGCCCCTTCTGGCGGCGCGGAAAGCATGAATTTCCAAGGGCCGCACGTTGAGATTGACGGCACGGGCAAGTTCATCACCCCAGGCGTCATCGACGTCCATAGCCACCTTGGCGACTATCCGTCGCCCGGTGTCGAGGGCAATTCCGACGGGAACGAAGCGACAGGTCCTGTCCGTCCCGAGGTTTGGGCCGAACATAGCGTCTGGCCCCAAGACCCCGGCTTCAGCCGCGCACTGATCAACGGCGGCGTGACCACGCTGCAGATCCTGCCCGGCTCAGCCAATCTGTTCGGCGGCCGCTCGGTCGTGCTCAAGAATGTTCCGGCGCGAACGGTGCAGGGCATGAAGTTCCCCGGCGCACCCTACGGGCTCAAGATGGCCTGCGGCGAAAACCCTAAGCGCGTCTACGGATCGAAGGGCAACATGCCCGGCACACGCATGGGCAATATCGCGCTATCCCGTCAGACTTGGGCCAAGGCGCAGGACTACAAGCGCAAATGGGACAAATACGAGAAAGACGGCGGCGACATGCCGGAACGCGATCTCGCCATGGACACGCTCAAAGGCGTGCTCGACGGCAAGATCCTCGTCCACAACCACTGCTATCGCGCGGACGAAATGGCCAACATGATCGATATGTCGAAGGAGTTCGGCTATCGCATCTCGGCGTTCCACCACGCGGTTGAAGCCTACAAGATCGCCGACCTGCTGGCCGCCAATGGCATTTGCGCGGCGATGTGGGCCGATTGGTACGGCTTCAAGATGGAAGCCTATGACGCGATCAAGGAAAATATCCCCTTCGTGCACAATGCCGGCGCCTGCGCGATTGTCCACTCCGACGACCCCAACGGCATCCAGCGCCTGAACCAGGAAGCGTCGAAGGCGCTCAGCGACGGCATCCGCGCCGGCATTCCGGGCCTCAATGAAGCAGTCGCCTGGACCTGGCTGACACGCAATCCGGCGCGCGCGCTCGGCATCCTCGACAAGACCGGGACCCTGACGCCGGGCAAGGAAGCCGACGTCGTGCTGTGGAACGGCGATCCCTTCAGCGACTATTCGCGGCCCGAGCGCGTCTGGATCGACGGCGCGCTGATGTACGACGCCAACGATCCCAAGCGGCGGCCGGTCAGCGACTTCGAGCTTGGCCAGCCCGGCCAGGGAGACGTCAAATGA
- a CDS encoding amidohydrolase family protein, which produces MTRRLSWWGTAGIVCGLAGAFVGWKANAQTFAIVGGTVALGDGSEPIPNGTVLVRDGRIVAAGGMQFKLPAGMQVIDAHGKWVTPGIVGGFSRLGLSDVDLSADGSNDTTADGPFSAALDVVPSINPLATPIAVNRADGVTRALVVPNVGKSIFAGQGAVIDTGADMDPITAPRKFQFVELGETGKDKAGGSRSSAHVLFRNALREAAELRRFAAPLRGAARGTSQSAVVTNPNESRTLGPDARRSDDVLLTRFDAAALVPVLQGRQYLLVHAERASDILQVIELGREFPTLKLVLVGASEGWTVADRIARSGIPVIASAVNDLPAAFEQIAATQSNIGRMRRAGVKVSIGMIDDSDTRYIFNQRQYAGNLVALQKLPGAAGVSWGEALALITSRPAEAVGMGSEIGSLASGRRADVVVWSGDPLEVASAAEQVYIDGVRQPLDTHQTRLRDRYRDLRPSTLPQAYRH; this is translated from the coding sequence ATGACGCGGCGCCTGTCATGGTGGGGAACGGCGGGGATCGTTTGCGGGCTGGCCGGTGCCTTCGTTGGCTGGAAGGCCAATGCCCAGACCTTCGCCATCGTCGGCGGGACTGTCGCGCTTGGCGACGGGTCGGAACCGATCCCGAATGGGACTGTGCTGGTTCGCGACGGGCGGATCGTCGCTGCGGGCGGGATGCAGTTCAAGCTGCCGGCCGGAATGCAAGTCATCGATGCGCACGGCAAATGGGTCACGCCGGGCATCGTCGGCGGCTTCTCCCGCCTCGGCCTGAGTGATGTGGACCTGTCGGCGGATGGCTCCAACGACACCACGGCGGACGGACCGTTCAGCGCGGCGCTGGATGTCGTGCCGTCGATCAATCCGCTTGCCACCCCGATTGCCGTGAACCGCGCGGACGGTGTCACGCGTGCGCTCGTCGTGCCCAACGTCGGCAAGAGCATTTTCGCCGGGCAGGGCGCGGTCATCGATACGGGCGCGGACATGGACCCGATCACGGCGCCACGGAAATTCCAGTTCGTCGAGCTGGGAGAGACCGGCAAGGACAAGGCGGGCGGCTCCCGCTCTTCCGCGCATGTGCTATTCCGAAACGCGTTGCGCGAAGCCGCTGAATTGCGGCGTTTCGCCGCGCCGTTGCGGGGAGCGGCACGCGGCACCTCGCAGTCGGCGGTGGTCACTAACCCGAATGAATCGCGCACGCTCGGGCCAGACGCACGGCGGAGCGACGACGTCCTCCTCACCCGCTTCGACGCAGCGGCGCTCGTGCCGGTCTTGCAGGGCCGTCAGTATCTCCTCGTCCATGCCGAGCGCGCCAGCGACATCCTGCAGGTCATCGAGCTTGGCCGGGAATTTCCGACGCTGAAGCTGGTGCTGGTTGGCGCCAGCGAAGGCTGGACCGTGGCCGACCGCATTGCGCGCTCCGGCATTCCCGTCATCGCCTCGGCGGTGAACGACCTGCCGGCCGCGTTTGAGCAGATTGCGGCTACCCAATCGAATATCGGCCGCATGCGCCGCGCGGGTGTGAAGGTGTCGATCGGCATGATTGACGACAGCGACACGCGCTACATCTTCAATCAGCGCCAATATGCCGGCAACCTCGTTGCGCTGCAGAAGCTGCCCGGCGCCGCCGGCGTCAGCTGGGGCGAGGCGCTGGCGTTGATCACCTCTCGGCCAGCCGAAGCGGTCGGCATGGGAAGCGAGATCGGCAGCCTCGCCAGCGGCCGCCGGGCCGACGTCGTCGTCTGGTCTGGCGATCCGCTGGAAGTCGCCAGCGCGGCGGAACAAGTGTATATCGATGGCGTGCGGCAACCGCTCGATACTCACCAAACCCGCCTTCGCGACCGCTATCGCGACCTCAGGCCCAGCACGCTGCCGCAGGCGTACCGGCATTGA